The Candidatus Neomarinimicrobiota bacterium genome includes a window with the following:
- a CDS encoding GWxTD domain-containing protein, translating into MNRFLVWVTFFAILPSIGLSQRFRSKQKTLGIPYFQVIVPGYPTANPDSVRIDVIARVPFDAIQFLKKEGTFEAQFELSIDILNEDEKKVSGKISSYSVNSNEFRQTISPKSYELVRESFVVATGEYSCEVSVTDKDTHKSGHQTIKLDLMRFGEGVALSDLLLIDPQDMSDLSAGGIPRIPYHLTGTDTVFYLYYEARVTPGEFELTVDMITVDDESLSNETLTRSSGEGVMREILKLLRPASAGNKFKIQLSLAQGEEKSTTDIVVESRWRGLTSRVSNMEDAIEQVRYIATSKEYKKLRKAKKDKKEQFFKEFWQNRDPSPETPENELMDEYYRRVQYCNNKFGSWQNGWKTPMGMIFILFGPPDDIEINLHARDGRSYQRWHYYAISRSFLFVDFNGFGDYELVEPYNSPYGTRRF; encoded by the coding sequence ATGAATCGGTTCTTAGTCTGGGTTACTTTTTTTGCCATTCTGCCGTCGATTGGTCTGTCTCAGAGGTTCAGATCGAAGCAGAAGACACTGGGCATCCCGTATTTCCAGGTTATCGTTCCCGGCTATCCTACCGCAAATCCTGATTCAGTGAGAATTGACGTTATTGCGCGAGTCCCCTTCGACGCCATACAGTTTCTCAAGAAAGAGGGAACATTTGAGGCACAGTTTGAACTATCTATCGACATCCTCAATGAAGATGAAAAGAAGGTTAGCGGTAAGATTTCCAGCTACTCGGTCAACAGTAACGAATTCCGCCAGACGATTTCTCCGAAAAGCTACGAACTGGTGAGAGAGTCTTTTGTTGTTGCTACGGGTGAGTACAGTTGTGAAGTGTCGGTTACGGATAAGGATACGCACAAATCCGGCCACCAGACTATTAAACTTGATCTGATGCGTTTCGGCGAGGGAGTTGCATTGAGTGATTTACTATTGATCGATCCTCAAGACATGAGCGATTTGTCCGCGGGTGGAATTCCACGAATCCCGTATCATCTGACAGGAACTGATACGGTTTTCTATCTCTACTATGAAGCGCGAGTGACTCCAGGGGAATTTGAGCTTACAGTGGATATGATTACGGTGGATGACGAATCACTGAGCAATGAGACATTGACCCGATCGTCAGGTGAAGGAGTCATGAGAGAAATACTCAAACTACTCAGGCCGGCCAGTGCCGGGAACAAGTTTAAGATTCAATTATCGCTTGCCCAGGGAGAGGAGAAATCGACTACAGATATCGTGGTTGAAAGCAGGTGGAGAGGTCTGACATCGCGTGTTTCGAATATGGAGGATGCTATTGAACAGGTCAGATATATCGCCACATCGAAAGAGTACAAAAAACTGAGGAAAGCAAAAAAAGACAAGAAAGAACAGTTCTTTAAGGAATTCTGGCAAAATAGAGATCCATCTCCCGAAACGCCCGAAAATGAACTGATGGATGAATACTATCGTAGAGTTCAATACTGCAACAACAAGTTCGGTTCATGGCAAAACGGGTGGAAGACACCTATGGGAATGATATTCATTCTTTTCGGCCCACCTGACGATATTGAGATAAATCTCCACGCCAGGGACGGCCGCTCTTATCAGAGGTGGCACTATTATGCTATTAGCCGGTCGTTCCTCTTTGTCGATTTTAACGGTTTTGGCGATTACGAACTCGTGGAACCCTACAATTCTCCCTACGGTACACGCCGATTCTGA
- the rfaE1 gene encoding D-glycero-beta-D-manno-heptose-7-phosphate kinase: MKSDRYRELESHFESKKVLVVGDLMLDNYLWGDADRISPEAPVPVVKISSSSANPGGAGNVAYNLSSLGADAHLVGVVGDDKDGTTLHTILKNLKVNVNGIIADPGRQTTVKTRIIAHSQQVVRTDWETSDYVADDLKDRLLAIVNEKLAVCDAVILQDYNKGVLSPQMIEAIISTAREQNVPIYADPKFDHFFSYANVTMMKPNLGEASQAAGVDLTAEGILEQEGPKLRQKLDCELLLITRGEKGMSLFDGTGHRAIPTKARQVHDVSGAGDTVIATFSLSHIAGGSPDEAAEIAIFAAGAVCEEVGVVPITKENLHEIIISDNV; this comes from the coding sequence ATGAAATCTGATCGATACAGAGAGCTGGAATCGCATTTTGAGTCGAAAAAGGTGCTAGTGGTAGGTGATCTTATGCTCGATAATTATCTGTGGGGTGACGCTGACAGAATTTCGCCTGAAGCGCCTGTTCCCGTGGTGAAGATCAGTTCTTCCAGTGCAAACCCTGGTGGTGCAGGCAATGTGGCTTACAACTTGAGTTCTCTTGGAGCGGATGCGCATCTAGTCGGCGTGGTGGGCGACGACAAGGACGGCACCACTCTTCACACAATCCTGAAGAATCTGAAGGTTAACGTGAACGGTATCATCGCAGATCCCGGCAGGCAAACTACGGTGAAGACGCGCATCATAGCTCATAGCCAGCAGGTCGTGCGGACAGATTGGGAAACTTCAGATTATGTGGCGGATGATTTGAAAGATCGATTACTGGCGATAGTGAATGAAAAACTTGCCGTCTGTGACGCTGTTATTCTGCAAGACTACAACAAGGGTGTCCTTTCGCCACAGATGATTGAAGCAATTATAAGCACCGCCCGGGAACAGAATGTTCCTATTTACGCGGATCCGAAGTTCGACCACTTTTTCAGCTATGCGAATGTTACTATGATGAAACCTAATCTCGGTGAGGCTTCTCAGGCTGCCGGCGTTGATCTGACGGCGGAAGGTATACTAGAACAGGAAGGGCCGAAACTTCGTCAAAAACTTGACTGTGAATTACTTCTCATTACCCGTGGTGAAAAGGGGATGTCTCTATTCGATGGAACGGGGCATCGGGCAATCCCAACGAAGGCGAGGCAGGTACACGATGTATCCGGTGCCGGAGATACAGTTATTGCAACCTTCAGCCTTTCTCATATCGCCGGTGGTTCACCCGATGAAGCAGCAGAAATCGCTATTTTTGCGGCTGGCGCCGTGTGTGAAGAAGTGGGTGTTGTACCCATTACAAAGGAGAATCTTCACGAAATCATCATTTCGGATAACGTGTAG
- the gpmI gene encoding 2,3-bisphosphoglycerate-independent phosphoglycerate mutase yields the protein MATARQKFILIILDGLGLRDAREANAFVLARTPIFDRLFSTCPWTSIEASGEAVGLPTGVIGNSEVGHTTIGAGRIVKHDLIRVNDAVDDRSLGKRSEFAAVIDYVRQKECSLHLMGLVSDGGVHSHIDHCLELLSVVKETGLENVCLHAITDGRDTSPRGGKDYVRQIIDRMNELELGEISTITGRYFAMDRDKRWDRTEKAYRAMMAGEGEPASDAIIAIEKSYANGVTDEFIEPIIVTDDSEKISTVGPDDALFCFNFRADRMRQICRAIGDERFDKFTTVQQPVFLTSMTSYDSSFSFPVMFEPVEISQQLGTLLQESGYRQLRVAETEKYAHVTYFFNCGEESPFPNEKRILVQSPRVATYDLMPEMSAYGIQDTVLRAFDSDQFDCAVMNLANPDMVGHTGNLEAAVRATEVSDSVLGEVLDAVIDSGAMAIVTADHGNCEMMIDEQTGDEHTAHTMNPVPFVLVNADSSTGLRQGGGLADVAPTILDLLNIPAPEEMTGRSLLLKQ from the coding sequence ATGGCAACAGCTAGGCAAAAGTTTATCCTCATTATTCTCGATGGTCTCGGATTACGGGATGCGCGGGAAGCGAACGCCTTCGTTCTTGCAAGAACACCGATATTTGATCGCCTTTTCTCGACCTGTCCATGGACATCCATCGAGGCGTCCGGAGAAGCGGTGGGGTTGCCGACGGGCGTAATCGGTAATTCAGAAGTTGGACATACGACAATCGGTGCGGGGCGGATCGTCAAGCACGACCTGATCAGAGTAAACGATGCTGTGGATGACAGGTCGCTTGGGAAGAGGAGTGAGTTTGCCGCCGTTATCGACTATGTGCGCCAAAAAGAGTGTTCACTCCATCTTATGGGACTTGTTTCAGACGGGGGTGTTCACAGTCATATTGATCATTGTCTTGAACTGCTCTCTGTTGTTAAGGAAACCGGCCTGGAAAATGTGTGCCTCCACGCCATCACGGATGGCCGAGATACTTCACCTCGTGGCGGCAAGGATTATGTGAGACAGATTATTGACAGAATGAACGAACTTGAGCTCGGGGAAATATCTACCATTACAGGCAGATACTTTGCCATGGATCGAGACAAACGTTGGGACAGGACTGAGAAAGCTTACCGGGCTATGATGGCAGGTGAAGGTGAACCGGCATCAGACGCCATCATAGCGATAGAGAAATCGTACGCCAACGGTGTTACAGACGAGTTTATCGAACCGATAATCGTAACGGACGACTCTGAAAAAATCTCAACTGTCGGCCCAGATGATGCTCTCTTCTGTTTCAATTTCCGCGCTGACAGGATGAGGCAGATATGCCGTGCAATAGGCGACGAGCGGTTTGACAAATTCACTACGGTGCAGCAGCCGGTTTTTCTTACGAGCATGACCAGTTATGACAGTTCATTTTCCTTCCCGGTCATGTTCGAGCCAGTAGAGATTTCACAGCAGCTTGGCACCTTGTTGCAAGAAAGTGGGTATCGACAGCTTCGGGTGGCCGAAACAGAAAAATATGCTCACGTCACCTATTTCTTCAATTGTGGTGAAGAATCGCCATTTCCCAATGAGAAAAGGATTCTGGTGCAATCACCCAGGGTAGCCACATACGATCTGATGCCTGAAATGAGTGCCTACGGAATTCAAGATACAGTCCTGCGTGCCTTTGATTCTGATCAATTCGACTGCGCTGTCATGAATCTTGCCAATCCTGATATGGTGGGTCATACAGGCAATCTTGAAGCGGCTGTAAGAGCGACAGAGGTGTCTGATTCTGTTCTCGGAGAAGTGCTCGATGCTGTTATAGATTCTGGAGCGATGGCGATAGTTACGGCAGATCACGGCAATTGCGAAATGATGATTGATGAGCAGACCGGTGATGAGCACACCGCTCACACGATGAATCCTGTCCCATTTGTCCTTGTGAATGCTGATTCTTCCACGGGTCTGAGGCAGGGAGGCGGTCTGGCGGATGTAGCCCCCACAATACTCGATCTGCTGAATATTCCCGCGCCGGAGGAAATGACGGGGAGATCTCTTCTACTAAAACAATGA